ccgggctataGCATAGCCATTGGCTCTCTAATATTCATGTTTTCGAAATATCGCGAATGAATACCCATTGGTAGACAATGACTAGGTTGAACATCCTATAATTAATGAAAACTACAAACCTATAGTGCCGAATATGTATTCTACGTTCAGGCGGTATGCGTCACTCTCATCGGCCAAACGAAAGTTGTCATATATAGCTTTCCACAAATTCCCTTCCAAGTCGGTCATCTGTATACGAAGTCTATACAATCCCTGGTATGTTATGCGATGGATGATATCATTACCAAGCCAGAATTCGTTCTTCAAATCACCAAAGCCATTCTTGTAATCAGCCCAGTCTCGATAGAAGTTTACGCTACCATCCTGACGTCGTTGAATTACCTTATGGAGAATACAAGGGTACGGAttaggaaaaaatattttatatatatatataacattggCTGCCATTAAGCGGTATAATGGAGGTATTACATTAATATTGCCAAAAAATGCACGAGTCAACGATGAGTGCAGCAACTTAATTTCTATCCCATCTCTATTCGTTTTGACAAGTTGCTCCATAGAGCAAAAAGTTTGATacgattaacatgattaatatgACCATTTTATAGTAGATTTATCTCCAAACTCTGGAATCCTTCAAATCTCTTTAAGGCATAATAAAAACTTCCTGCTTCCCAATTATGTacgtttaaacaatattttgaattaCAACTCGCCTATATCGGGGATGAATAGGAAAATGCGTGTCGGTTAAGTTGCATTAATAATATGTCTCATATCAATGCCGTAAACTATATGTTTTATGGGTGTCATAACATACCTTGGCGTAAAATTTTCGAAACTTTCGGTATTCTTTGAACCACCAACCTTTCATGTTCCATTCTTACCATGCTTACCCAGTCTCATTGTAGATTGTATATCAGTTGACCACACTTCTTACATGTGTGAAGAAGTTTAAGTTTTCTTACCACCCACCCATCACCACTGTAAAATTTGCAATAGACATCAATAGGTTCTTCCTGTACAGTGCCAGCATCAAGGCAAATTCTGTATATTCCATCCGTACTCCCGCCTGCATCGTTGATTTCTGAGCAGTCCTTTGGCAACTTGTCTGAATAATTAAAAcgataattatcattattctttttaaataaaggtCGAAACAGTTACTTAATTTGTAACGTATATCTTAATTGGAGTGTATAATCTTGACACATGATCAAGATGATCTATGATCATCTATACAGCTTAACTGGAGTGTATACTCTTTCTTCCCCTTGTACTTTTGCCATCAGTGCCAGCTAATCTCGGCTCCACACATACTTCTATACTTCATTCGTAAAACTTCATTCGTAAAACCTACCAAAACCACCTCAGCACCATTTTTAACCTTTTAACAACCACTAGAATGTGTCTTCATTTACCTCAGCTATCGACGATCCCCAACCTTAACAGAGGAAGaatacaagagagagagagattggccaacctttgtgttacgtaGCCCGAGTGTTGTTGGTCTAGTTAATCAACCTCTTgggcagaggcgtcgatcctgggggggggggggggcaggggggggggcgatcgccccaccaatgaaaatattgggggggcaaacatatcgttttgccccccaataattccgcatgtgtaaaaaataaaataagattgtaatgttacacagaaatcagcaagcgagatcgaaatacacaactcgttctttatttgaaatcatgctcaaaatgtccgcttttcagattggaatataaaaattttcagctcgcgcttcgcgctcgcatcatttctgtagcaaaaccccatacttttcatgattaataggtgaatagaatgtcccgttttcagttctaagcctcaaaataACTCGCGGTTCGATtagcaataatcttttgttggatatatatcttgttcttaattaaaaacgtccattaaactcaatttttttctgatcaaaatatcaaaattttcagcacgcgcttcgcgctcgcatctattgttttttagatacccatcttaatcattggtaccaaaaatgcatagaatatcaagcttacaggtcagaatataaagaaatttcacctccggctctcggcactcgcattatctgtgtagtgagatatgtatcctcatgactaaacaggcacctttttcctgttatcAGATcagtatacaaaaaaatttcagctcgcgcttcgcgctcgcattaatttgttggtgagatatgtgtctctttctcatgagtcatatacatatttatatatatatatatatgtgtgtgtgtgtgtgtatagatatatatataggcatataagggtgtgtgtgtgtgtgtgtgggtgagtttgtttgttttgtgtgatcgagtgcctttggaaagttgattcatgattctgccccccaatctgaaaaatggatcgacgcccctgctccTGGGGTATATAGTACAAAACTGATGTGATTTAAATTAACTATGGCAAGAATGacgatgtacatgtaacaataaaacatgagTGTAGAGTTATTTACCTTGGCATTGAATACCGGTGTTGCAATGTAAGCAATGACATTCATATCCATCATAGGTTTCCATACAGGTTCCTCCGTGAAGACAGGGGTTGGTCAAACAGTCTAGGATAAAAtagcatttcaaaattcaaactggaacttaatattcaaaatgcaaAAACCACCCTCTGACACGTGTAAACTATATTGTTTTCGAATGGAAATATACAATGAAATCTGAGTGAACATTCTACTGCAAGGATTTAATTAAACCACACGAAAAGTTACGCCTCTGATTCAGAAACATGAAATTCATCAATAATTAAGATTCAGATCCAAGGAAGAGACGATGTATTTTGAGAGTGAAGCCAAGGAAACTATTTTACATCGTGGTGTAGCAACAAACCTTGAATTGCGAGGTGAGAGCTTTTGGCTGAAAGACTATAAACTGAAATGTTGagatatttctatatatttggaTCAAAATTTGACTTTCAGTTACGAACTGACAGCATGTCTAAGTAGCCCTGCCAGAGACCCCTTGACCTGTTTTCTAATACTGTCTGTCATTTTTCTCCACTCCCGGGGAATCCTGGAGGTGGGTTCAGCTCAGAAGTCTGAGCAAATGATAAAGATGTATATAGGTAAGAAGAAACATGAACTAGAAGTCTACCAACAAATCGAACATACTAGTTTTCGATTCACCTCGGCGACTCCTCGTAGGCGTATTGGATTCAGCCAAGTTGAGCCAATTTAACTTTTCCACTCAGGGACTACACTGAGATGGGATTTCAATTTAGCCGTGACATGTTGCCACGTAGGAAATAAAGCTATAAATTATTCGCACTAGGAAAGTTACCTGGTTCAGAGCATATCAGATTCAGATCAATTCCTTTCATCTCGGGACGATCTGCCAACTGATGATCACGTGGTAGTCGTTTAGGCACCatttggatgacgtcatcagaaTCTGGCGCTCGCATTGAAGGACAGGAGATTTGCGTTAGCATGGGACAAGTACCGTCATCGACTGTTAATGCTGCATTAAATGAAATTTAGTAGACCACACATTGTAACTTTTTCATTGATTAAGGGTTAACGAGAAGAATCGGGAAATTCACCATTATAATTGGTATTTCTATGGTGACAAAATGAGAGCGTCGAC
The genomic region above belongs to Lytechinus pictus isolate F3 Inbred chromosome 12, Lp3.0, whole genome shotgun sequence and contains:
- the LOC129273221 gene encoding ficolin-3-like codes for the protein MIFFIVFLLVLPRLMIFNGALTVDDGTCPMLTQISCPSMRAPDSDDVIQMVPKRLPRDHQLADRPEMKGIDLNLICSEPDCLTNPCLHGGTCMETYDGYECHCLHCNTGIQCQDKLPKDCSEINDAGGSTDGIYRICLDAGTVQEEPIDVYCKFYSGDGWVVIQRRQDGSVNFYRDWADYKNGFGDLKNEFWLGNDIIHRITYQGLYRLRIQMTDLEGNLWKAIYDNFRLADESDAYRLNVEYIFGTIDDALENFHNGLPFSTRDRDNDAYNGNCAVAYQGGWWYKACHRSNLNGRWAVPDYTGMAWCRDDGIFLHMNFSIMEIRNMN